The sequence below is a genomic window from Oreochromis niloticus isolate F11D_XX linkage group LG3, O_niloticus_UMD_NMBU, whole genome shotgun sequence.
AATACAATGGGTTATGGCTAATTCCTAAGAAAAAGACTGTTATCAAACATGTTTGCTTGCATTAAGACCTTTTATAATAAACCAAATCCTAACCTTTTGAATAACATTTTAAAGTCGCATACAAGTatatactgtacacacacacacacacacacacacacacacacacacacacacacacagtacataAAAAGCTACCTGTGTTGAGTTTAACTGACTGTTGTTGGTGATGTAATTGTTTGAGATCACTGTATGTAAGGCCATCTTCAAGTTTTTCCAAATCAACTGAAACAAACCAACACGAACACCAAATTAATTTAGCACAGTGATCTTAACGAATACTTGTTAGTAGATAACATGTAACAAATAGTTTACATAACTCTCTACGTTATATTTCTGAGTCTCACCTGCAGACTTCCTACAAACACGTTGTCTCACCAACAGAACCACTAACACCAGCAGAACCACAACACACACTGATCCAACAGGTAACAACACAGGGAGAAGCAAGAATGAATCAGGAGGAGAGGTAATAATGGAGGCTggtgtaggtggaggtgtggtggtgtgtttgtctaaaataaagcaaacacagtcattaagttgtcgtcacattgtgaatgttgaaagctgcagaaacacagacaggtgagtgtgtcacctgtgacagtgatccagctggatggagactctccatgaccgctgatgtcacacttgtagaggccttcatcagacctggaaacatgctggatggtcatgtgacctgtaggctgcttcctgatgagggagccatctttatagaaagcagctgggaggttggagggagtggtctttgttttacagagcagagtgacgtcatctccctccatcacagggaggacaggactctgcaggatcactgatccacctcaacacagagacaaactacagcatttcatccatttacacacagcttcatcaacactaactccacacactcagcttaccagtgactgtcaggttaaccatgttactgatgggaccctctctggactcacaccagtaaactccactgtctgaTTCATATAGTTTGCTGAtgttacaggaagaaccagctgGTTTTCCCCACCCGTCTCCACACTGAGTGGTGTTtcctttgcttgtgtttctcctcagagtccatccagcagagctgtcgtcctcctcacagctcagagacacaaagtctcttaaaaagaactgagagctgctgggactcacagtcagacgagctgttaagagttaaaatgaaataatgttTAGACTTTTATTGttgtaaaaagaaatacatgatATATTATATCCTTTCATAAAACAGCTAAATCTAAATACATGAAACTTTGTGTGACTGTAACTAAATATCAACAGATTAAGAGCAGGTTATTTGATTCTGTGGTGTGCAGTATCTAACCAGTTGCTGAGTTCATGAGAagagaaaaacatttcttttgttttgataACAAAACTTCATTCTAAGCATTTAACAGATGTAAACAGacacagaagaaggttactgaccttggtgtGTTGtacagctcagcagtgagatcacaGCTGAAAAGAGATGGTTATAAGTTTAACACAATAACCCTGAAGGAAAACATGACAAACCCGGGTCGTACTGTATGCCTCACTGCTGATTTTGTCTCTACTGCTGTGCAAAATAGAGGACAGTGGATGCTGTAGTTCATCTCCATACCAGTAGAGCTTCTGTGGTAGGTAATGTTAAATATTAGATTAGCAACTTTGGATTTGATTTCTGgctttatttcaaaataaaacaaccaaCTCAAGAAACTaattagggaaaaaaaactacatgACTGAGAAACTGTATGTACAAAATATGATATAGAACGCAGTTTATATTCATGCAGGTGTATCTGTTACTGACAGAAACAGGCTGTCCTGCTCTCAAGCATTGTTTTAgaagaaagataaaaatgaCAGTGGTGTTACTTAGACGGTGATGGTATTTATGCTTTATTAATACATTTAATAGAAAGCAAAACATAtggtcatttttactttttgttctgATTTTGGATGTTACCAATGTAAACATTACAAACTTATTCACGAATTCTGACTCAATGCCTAAttattacacacaaacacacacatacatatctCTCTTATACAAAGTTTCCAGGTAATATCGTAACATTGTGCCTCTTCCAACTTGCTGTTGTTAACTCGTTTTTTAATTTCCCTTCCCTTTTTTCAGTGGAAATGTCTGTCATCTGTTATCACTTAGCAACAAAGAAGACTTTAAATAATCAAGCATAATAAACATTGTTAAAAGTGAGAGATTTTACTCACAGAGCAGACAGCGCAAACACGTTTCCTCCATTGTCCTTCGCACTAActtcaaggttttttttttttttcttttattgatttttgtcAGTTGCACCAATTTAAGCCCTCCCTCTTCCTCCCCAGCAAACCTGGTGGAAACCTTGGCGTCATTTCCCCTgttaaaaacgatgaaaaaaagaacagaaaaatgtacAGCAGACAGGCAAATGTTAACCGGATTTGTTCATAGAAACGAGGTCAAGCCACACTGTCCTCCTAACATCAGAAAGTTTCTTTTGTTGTCTCAGCTTTTCTTCTTGTCAAtttgttttcttgtgtgtgGGTGGTTTGCAGTATGGATTTTAAATTGGAGCACTTTACTAAAGGTCGGACTAAGAAGACGTTTAACAGGATAATAGAAGACGATGTGATACTTATAActtaatgtaatttttaataatatgtGAAGAAAAAAGACATATTTGAACCGTTTCCCATTTGTCCCGTTGCTGTAAACATATGTTTAAATAAGATCAGGATACAAGCTCGTCGATttggaagtaaaaatatgtGCAATGTGGATGGATcaaatttctgtttttgtagACAGAAATATCTGCATCTGAAAAAGTATTGTGCAGTCCCAGAACACTGCACTTTAAAAACGAGCATGTAACGTTTACGAGTTTGTAAAGCGCACAATAAGCACTTTATTCTAACGCCACCACCAGTAgatggagacatttgctttGGTTTATAAAGAGTGTGGCTGTAATTGCTGAGGTCATGATCTCaggatttttgtgtgatttggtGGGAGTGTAGCTGTTGGCATGATGCCATTGTATATAATttggattatttatttatcttgtcAAGATCCATGTCATGATTGTACATTGTTTAAGCTGTACATTACTTTAGGTTTGTTTTTATGTAGTCAAAGTTttggtgcttttattttgaaagtcaagCTCTCTTACAAGTTGCGCTAGTTTCCTCTTTGggtagaaagaagaaaaacacctgtAAGCGCAGAAAGGAGGGTTTTTATTGAAAGACATGTTAAGTGGACTTTAACTGCACACGGTTAAGCGGTTAAAGGAAGAACGGAGGCTGATTCCCTTTTTGCAGCATGCAGCCAACGaggtatttattgatttatcgTGTTTGTTGAACAGTGTTTTTACTGCTCTGTCTTACGCTgagttttattttgtgcttttttattattagaattTTAAGAAATTATGATGATTTACAGCTTTACTGTTAGATCTTTTTATACTTCTTGTTAAATTTCCCTCATCTTACTGTGTGCCCTTAATGATGATTACTATCACATTAAATATGGACAAAGGTTGCATCTGGTCACAAAGTAACATCCACACCTCTCGTGTTTACGTGTAGTTGAACATCCTCATCATCGTAATTGTAATAAACGGATGTGCTGACATGTGGCACCCTGAATATTTTAAGTGTGTAATAAAACCTGGCCACcttcttttgcttttgttgttACAATAGTTTACATCCTTGAACAGAGTGAAATTTGCTCCCACCTGATGTGGTGTTAGGGTGATATTGGGTTTCGCTAGTAGGTGGCAGTGGCGGCTCAGACAAATGAGTGACTGGCAACGTAAAAAGTAATCCCTTACAAAAGTAACGAAGGCCAGTCATTGTAATGGAAGCCGTCAGTAACACAGAACtgctgttttgctgtgtttcaggTGAGATCAGTATATGAGAACTATAtatacaggtccttctcaaaaaattagcatatagtgataaagttcattatttcctgtaatgtactgataaacattagactgtcatatattttagattcattacacacaagtGAAGTAGTTcgagcctttcattgttttaatattgatgattttggaaacataactcatgaaaacccaaaattcctgtctcaaaaaattagcatatttcatccgaccaataaaagaaaagtgtttttaatacaaaaaaagtcaaccTTCAAATAATTATGTTCAGTTATGCACTCAATACTTGGTCGGgaatccttttgcagaaatgactgcttcaatgcggcgtggcatggaggcaatcagcctgtggcactgctgaggtgttatGGAGGCCCAGGATGCTTCGATAGCGGCCTTAAGCTCATCCAGAGTGTTGGGTCTTGCGTGTCTCAACTTTCTCTTCACAATATCCCACAGATTCTATATGGGGTTCAGGTCAGGAGAGTTGGCAGGCCAATTGAGCACAGTAATACCATGGTCAGTAAAGCATTTACCAGTGGTTTTGGCACTGTGAGCAGGTGCCAGgtcgtgctgaaaaatgaaatcttcatctccataaagcttttcagcagatgGAAGCATGAAGTGCTCCAAAATCTCCTGATAGCTAGCTGCATTGACCCTGCCcttgataaaacacagtggaccaaCACCGGCAGCTGACATggcaccccagaccatcactgactgtGGGTACTTGACACTGGACTTCAGGCATTTTGGCATTTCCCTCTCCCCAGTCTTCCTCCAGACTCTGGCACCTTGATTTCCgaatgacatgcaaaagttgCTTTCATCCGAAAAAAGTACTTTGGACCACTGAGCAACAGTCCAGTGCTGCTTCTCTGTAGCCCAGGTCAGGCGCTTCTGCCGCTGTTTCTGGTTCAAAAGTGGCTTGACCTGGGGAATGCGGCACCTGTAGCCCATTTCCTGCACACGCCTGTACACGGTGGCTCTGGATGTTTCTACTCCAGACTCAGTCCACTGCTTCTGCAGGTCCCCCAAGGTCTGGAATCGGTTCTTCTCCACAATCTTCCTCAGGGTCCGGTCACCTCTTCTCGTTGTGCAGCGTTTTCTGCcacactttttccttcccacagactTCCCACTGAGGTGCCTTGATACAGCACTCTGGAAACAGCCTATTCGTTCAGAAATGTCTTTCTGTGTCTTACCCTCTTGCTTGAAGGTGTCAATGATGGCCTTCTGGACAGCAGTCAGGTCGGCAGTCTTACCCATGATTGCGGTTTTGAGTAATGAACCAGGCTGGGAGTTTTTAAAAGCCTCAGGAatcttttgcaggtgtttagaGTTAATTCGTTGATTCAGATGGTTTGGTTAATAGCTCGTTTAGAGAACCTTTTTatgatatgctaattttttgagacaggaattttgggttttcatgagttatttatgccaaaatcatcaatattaaaacaatgaaaggcttgaactacttcagttgtgtgtaatgaatctaaaatataataaagtctgatgtttatcagtacattacaggaaataatgaactttatcacaatatgctaattttttgagaaggacctgtattTATGTAAAGTTGATACTTATTTAAAGTGACGTGTTGGAGTGCAATTCCTGTTTATAAGCCGTTTAATGTGACCGAATACGAAAGTTAATTCAAGTTATCTGTGATGCGTAATGTGGGTGTGGTAAATAAATGATGCTATTCTCCTGCATTAGACTTTGTAACAACATTGTTCCACCAGAAATAggatttaaaaattaaattcagttAAAGTTACTAGAAATGTTTTGGGAAACCAGCCGGTATATCTTATATTGTGTTTATTGTCAGTTACTCTGTTTACTAAGGGCTGATTACTAAAGTCATTACACATAATCCCTTGCAAAAGTAATGCGGGCCAGTCATTGTAATGGAAGCTGTCAGTGACACAGAACTGCTGTTTTCCCGTGTTTCAGAGCAATAAGCCTCAACATGCACCTGGATGAGCCTCGGCTTCCTTCAGTGTGTAACATACATCCTCCTTCTTCATCATCATGAAGCATCCTCCATGGTTGTATTGCTCTCTGACACTCTTTAGCTGTGTCTGCAGTGTGTTTAGCTTTAGCTcattaaacaacaaaaacctgaaTCTGGCTCGTTCCAGCACAGCACAACAAGTCAATCAGGAAGCTTTGTTTAAATGTTATAATGACAAAGCTGCCACATGGAAGAAATTCAAGAAAATGAAGTTGTATCGCCTAAGTTAAAGTTAATGTGAGGTGAAACACATTTAGCTTGTATTTGAGACCACAGGCCTTGGTTAATAGAGACAGACAAGGCTGTAGGTGCACCTTATTCTGATAATGGTTGAGGGTTCTGGGAGGAAAAAATACGAGCAATATGTAATGCTGGCAAATCACAACCTCAAGGCCATCTTCACTGAGACTGTCACTATTTTCCCTGATTCCCTTCTTAGCTCACCTGCTCAGTCTGACCACAGTGACCTTTTCTGACACCTGTGCTGTCTTTTCAAGGGTGTTTTCCACAAATAAAGCCACTTCTATGTCACTGAAAACACCTCAATAAATAAGTTATTATTTAATGTGACTATTATTTTAGTATTAGTCATTAAATAAACTTGTTAAGCTACTCATCTTTTTGATTTCCATCCACTATCATGATCCTCATATAAGAAGTACAAGCTCTGCAAGATTATGGCTTCTCCTTACTGCTTCTTCTCCACTTCATAACAGCAAATTATCCCTAAAAATCAGCTTATTGGATAAAATAGTATCTGCTGTTTCCTGAGACTGCATTATAAAGGACTGTTTGTActgaattaataaaaaaacaaaaaaacaaatagagTTGTTTCACATAAAACAACTCTATTAACAGCCTTTTTAAATTGCAAAAGATACTTTATTTGGTCTACAGATATGAGAGctctgtatttttgtatttccttGGAATCTTCCAGAGAAAAAACTCAGGTCACTTAATTTTAGTTTTGGTTGTGAAATGAAGTCTTTAATAAAAAATggaatttttttaaaggaggACAGTGTAACCAGAtgtgtgtgcaaatgttttctaatcagtatgtctttttttttcttttgctagaTATGTTCTTTCGTTGAGAGATGAGAAAGTGATCTGTTTTCAAAGAGATTATTTTTCATCCTTAATGTTTGTTCAGAATTATAACCTCCCTTTCCTGTAAAACGTGTTGAGTGAGGAAGAGTTCCTCCCCTCCTGTTGACCTGAAACCAGAAATGTTGAGCTTCAACTCTATTCAGCTTGAGAGCATGGAGCGAGCACGGCTGCTGTCGCACTGCTGGGCTTTGTTGTTTCTCCACTCCTCCCTGactgctgctgcaggtgagtGTTACTGACTGTGCAGAGGCGAGAAGTGAGCTTCAAATAATTttttactgtacttaagtagaatttcCATGTAGCTGTACCAACAGAGCTTATTGCATGCAAAGAGAGGAAAGAGGCTAAAGCATTACATTTGTGTATCATTTATAGGGTTGTACTCAGAGGTTAAGTATCTGTACTATTACATAGTAAATCATTTCTGTACTGTtgctatctgtgtgtgtgtgtgtatcatttCAGTTGTTGACAGTAATTGACTGATTAATGTGTATGTGACTTAAACTTGAAACTGCAGCTGATTTAATTCACTGAGTTAAGACTTTCCAGAATAATATGAGATCATTCATTGGTAGAGTGActaataattatatttttaagtcacacgtatttgtttgtttcatgaATATAAAATCTTGAAGCAAATGTATCACATACcttaacaaacacaaaaacaccgacacacgcacacacacacacacacacacacacacacacacacacacatttactgtAAAGGAACATATCTCTAAATACTGAAAGAGGATACAGGAAGAGGATGTGTGTTTTCTTGACAGAGACCTTTAGCAGGTTATTCAAAAAGTTGCCTGTGACTACCTGTTTGTCTTCTGAGCTCAGCAAGGGATTTCCCAAATGgggttttccttttttaactcTAACAATTAGGGAAATCCTAACCCTGTGACCTCACAGATTGTTGTATCCATACCTGTATCACATATTACATGTGATGATCTCTAATTGCAGAATAACAGAATTTGTCAGCTTAATACACACTGGTCTTCTCTTTTGTCCTGTAGACCTCGTAAACATCACAGCTGAAACTGGACAGAATGTCAATTTGTCATGCAgagccaacaacaacaacctcgtTACATTTCTGGAGTGGAGCAAAAATGGTCTTAGGAAAGGATATTTACTTTTGTACCGTGATGAGCGGTTTGATCTAGAGAACCAGCATCCATcgtttaagaaccgggtggagctacaggacagacagatgaaggatggagacgtgtctctgattctgaaggatgtgacgctTGATGACCGTGGAAGTTACGAGTGTCGTGTCGAGACAAAAATGAACCGCAAAAAGAGAGCGAATCAGGATGACGACCccgtcatcatcatcagcctgaatgttgttcctccaggtgaggtgaagctgcttcctggttgttgatgtttctatagatgttgttgatgagactttgtagaaagcagctggtgcgAATGTCTGACACCTGTTTATAACCTACAGGGCAGCCGGGAGGTGACGAGGAGGATGGAGACAAGAAGGGACAAAGAAGTGGTAACAGTCTTCTCATTGCGGCCGTTCCCACTGTTCTTGTCTTTGGTGTTCTTGCTGTTCTGAtctacagaaaacacaaaagacaGATTCAGGGTCCAGATGAATACCAGCCTCCTGCTGAAGTGATGACTATTTGAAATGTCTCAGATTCTACAGCTTCTACAGTGTCCTGATGATGCTTCAAGTCCTCTCACCAACTGTGTGTAGAAAAGCAGCCCGACTCAGTAAACATGTTCAATGGACTGTACAGTCCACTGCAGGGCCCATGTATGTCCCATGGTACATTACTGCAACTCCCTTATTCACCAAGGGTCGCTAAAAATGTCATTTCTACACCAGCTTCTCTTCCTGACACCACCCATCAGGGACCTTTGTTTGGGCTCGCCCTTTTGGGTCATGGAGACCCTGAAGGGGAATTCTGCGGACACATGTGAGCACATATGTTTGCTTTGAAATGAGATGCATCTGATACAGGGATAGTGGGAGGTCTTTGTGCTCAGAGTGGGGTTTATGGTTTGAAGAGAGGTGTAGGTAATGTAAACAGCTGCTGTGCAGACACCGTCACAAAGTGCTAACTGACACTTTTATCTCTGACTGACTCACAGGAAAGTCCTGAGCTAACCATAGTGTGGGAGTCAAATGTCCacctgaaattatttttttaaacgacAAATAATAATACAGCTGCATAATGGTGTTTGTTCTGAGCCATGTACACTTGTCAATAATGGAACTGTGTCCTGCCCATTAAACACTCTGTTTATAGTTACAGTGAAAACATTGTTTGCTAGGGTGAGGTGGAATCAGATAATTTGCTGTTGTTCCTGTTACTCTGAAAATTCCCCGGTCACATGAGGTAAAAACTCAACATAGATAAACAGATTTTCTCACTAAGATTTCCTGCTGAGAAAAACTACAGCAATATGATTTATTTGAAGTCTTTAAATgagcttcagtgcttcctttattaCCTCCTTTAGCAGAGGAGTAACTGGAGCTTCCTTCATGAAATAAAAGCGATCACGCTGTCGCATAATTCATAGTGACTATCAGACCAAATAGTCAGCATGGCTGATGAGCTCATTATGTAAATGAATATTACATGTGAACTGTATCTTACAGAAGAACTTGATAATATGCTGATATGTTTTAAACTTGAAACTGTTTGCTAAGCTCACAGGTGAACTCTTACTGCAGTGTAGCTCCATCTGTCTTCAGTTTGGCTGGTCTAATATTTCTGTTATCATTAGCTTAACTGGCATCAGATATGCTGAAGGCTTTTAAACTGGAAGGAATAAAGTTGATCATCagggagataaaaaaaaaaagtagttatTCATTTTTTGAACCTTGTgattaattttatttgtttgaatTACTATGAAAGAACTCATGTGGTGAAGTATCTAAGAGCCGCTTTTGTGCCACCTTCAGGTGGCTTCAAGATGATGTAACATTTAAAACTGCACAAtttactaataaaaaaaatattaaacattgcAAATCCATCcactcacttaaaaaaaaaagttccatcTTCGCATGCATGTTTTGTTGTGATTGTCCGGTGGTGCTCTAAAAGAGAATCAAATACATATCTAAATGAGATAAACTGGGAAGAAAAATAGTCCATGAGTCCACGGGATTTAAAAAAGAGATGTGATGTTAGTTCTAGACCTCAAACATATCAGTTTATAAAAATGTGTTCATGTCTATCTAGAGTATA
It includes:
- the LOC102076683 gene encoding uncharacterized protein LOC102076683 isoform X1; the encoded protein is MRKSSSPPVDLKPEMLSFNSIQLESMERARLLSHCWALLFLHSSLTAAADLVNITAETGQNVNLSCRANNNNLVTFLEWSKNGLRKGYLLLYRDERFDLENQHPSFKNRVELQDRQMKDGDVSLILKDVTLDDRGSYECRVETKMNRKKRANQDDDPVIIISLNVVPPGQPGGDEEDGDKKGQRSGNSLLIAAVPTVLVFGVLAVLIYRKHKRQIQGPDEYQPPAEVMTI
- the LOC102076683 gene encoding uncharacterized protein LOC102076683 isoform X2, whose amino-acid sequence is MRKSSSPPVDLKPEMLSFNSIQLESMERARLLSHCWALLFLHSSLTAAADLVNITAETGQNVNLSCRANNNNLVTFLEWSKNGLRKGYLLLYRDERFDLENQHPSFKNRVELQDRQMKDGDVSLILKDVTLDDRGSYECRVETKMNRKKRANQDDDPVIIISLNVVPPGEGSREVTRRMETRRDKEVVTVFSLRPFPLFLSLVFLLF